The following coding sequences are from one Comamonas koreensis window:
- a CDS encoding LysR family transcriptional regulator: MISDSHGEPDSPFTDSRLPSLLALRCFEAAARLENFSRAADELHLTHGAVSRAVRLLEDELGLALFERRSRRVFLTAEGRALAQAVSQGLDLMRQGIAGLRARARQQRRWVLSCEPTLLMRWLIPRWPDFQARHPRLELHLVAGGGPFSFASGIDLAIRRDDFAWPPGCHAEPLFAERIGPVCRPDKQAAWFRTGPRSAALQAKAVPLHTRTRPGAWRDWCAATGRPLPAATGQSLEHFYFSLQAAIAGLGVAIGPWHLVQDDINHGLLVAPLGFVEDGSQYCLLSPHALLPGSVQHHLLAWLRSMA; this comes from the coding sequence ATGATTTCTGACAGCCATGGTGAGCCAGACTCACCATTCACTGACAGCCGCCTGCCCTCCTTGCTGGCGCTGCGCTGCTTTGAAGCCGCCGCCCGGCTGGAGAACTTCAGCCGCGCTGCAGACGAGCTGCACCTCACCCATGGCGCCGTCAGCCGCGCCGTGCGGCTGCTCGAAGACGAACTGGGCCTGGCGCTGTTCGAGCGGCGCAGCCGGCGCGTCTTTCTCACGGCGGAGGGCCGGGCACTGGCCCAGGCCGTGAGCCAGGGGCTGGATCTGATGCGCCAGGGCATTGCCGGTCTGCGCGCCCGCGCGCGCCAGCAGCGGCGCTGGGTGCTGTCCTGCGAGCCCACCTTGCTGATGCGCTGGCTGATTCCGCGCTGGCCGGATTTCCAGGCGCGCCATCCCAGGCTGGAGCTGCACCTGGTCGCCGGTGGCGGCCCCTTCTCCTTTGCCAGCGGTATCGACCTCGCTATTCGCCGGGATGACTTTGCCTGGCCCCCAGGCTGCCATGCCGAGCCCCTGTTTGCAGAACGTATCGGCCCGGTTTGCCGCCCGGACAAGCAAGCGGCCTGGTTCCGTACGGGCCCGCGCAGCGCGGCACTCCAAGCCAAGGCCGTGCCCTTGCATACCCGCACACGCCCTGGCGCCTGGCGGGACTGGTGCGCGGCCACGGGCCGGCCGCTGCCCGCAGCCACTGGGCAAAGCTTGGAGCATTTCTACTTCAGCCTGCAAGCGGCCATTGCCGGGCTCGGGGTCGCCATTGGCCCCTGGCATCTGGTGCAGGACGACATTAACCACGGTCTGCTCGTCGCCCCGCTGGGCTTTGTCGAGGACGGCTCGCAGTATTGCCTGCTCTCGCCCCATGCCTTGCTGCCAGGCAGTGTGCAGCACCACCTGCTGGCGTGGCTGCGATCCATGGCCTAG